The genomic window AATGTGCAATGGATGTACATCACATTGTCACGGCCAATGTCACTTTTAATTTGGCGAATCGCTTCAAGGAATGGAAGGGACTCAATATCTCCAACCGTTCCGCCAATTTCGGTGATTACGACATCTGAATTGGTTTCATGTCCCGCACGATAAACTCTATCTTTAATTTCATTTGTAATATGAGGAATCACTTGAACAGTACCGCCATTGTATTCGCCGCGGCGTTCCTTTCTAAGTACAGTGGAATAAATCTTACCAGTCGTCACGCTGCTGTATTTAGTTAGATTCACATCAACAAAACGCTCGTAGTGACCTAAATCTAAGTCGGTTTCCGCGCCATCACCAGTTACGAACACTTCACCGTGCTGATAGGGACTCATTGTCCCTGGGTCCACATTAATGTACGGATCAAATTTTTGAATCGTTACGCTTAATCCTCTGTTTTTCAGAAGGCGTCCAAGGGAAGCTGCGACAATCCCTTTCCCGAGCGATGAAACTACGCCACCTGTTACAAAAATATACTTTGTCATTATAATTCCTCCTCATTACAGTTTGTGCATATTCTTCTTTAATTAATGAATAAAAATAATGAATTTTACTTAATGCCTGCCAAAAAAAATAAATAGCGCTCCACTTACTTTCAACAAGTAAGGGAGCGCTATACGCGTCTAATGATTCGTTCCTTTTTAAGGAGCCCAAAAAGTATTCTACAAGCCTATAAATAAAAAGTCAAGATAGCACGATTAATTTCGGCTTGGTAAAATTGCGTCAGATTTTTTCGAGCGAAGCTAAATAATTTCCCACCAAAAATCTGAGGCATCCGATAGGAATATAAAATTAATCTAATTCTTCCTCGTCTAATTCCAGTTCTTCATCTTCTTCTATATCCTCATCCTCATCTCCAAGGTCATACTCCTCATCCTCGTCAATCAGGTCATCGTCCTCATCTAGATCCTCGTCATCAATTATTTCATCGTCTTCAACGATTTCATCTTCCTCTTCAAATTCATCATCTATGTCATCGATATCATCATAATCGATATCTTCATCGTCCAGATCATCGTATTCAAGATCTAGATCGTCCTCATCCTTCGCCTTCTTCGCCTTTTTCTTCTTCGGCTTAATTTCCGTTACGACATCCTCTTCCTGCTGCTCAATTGGGTACCAAACACGAAGTCCCCAACGATTGTCTCCTAAGCCTAAAAAACGGCCATCAATGTTTAAATCTGTATAGAATTGAGCAATTTTTGATTTCACCTGATCCTCTGTAAGATCAAGAAGGGTAGTCAATTCATTCATTATATCCTTAAATGCCATCGCATCTTTTCTGCCTTTTAATAGTTCATAGGTGACTTCAATGAATGACATTTCCTTTAATTCTTCTTTTGTAAGTTCATATAAACTCAACATTAGCACGTCCCTTCACTATGTAACGCTTTTTTAAAAGGCTTTGTTAATGAATTTTGTTGGCAATTAGACCGCCTTATGCATACCTGCTCTCGCATTTTTTTGTAACGAATAAAACCCGTTCGGCATGCACACATAAGGCTGGTAATCAACAAAAAATCGCTAATATAGCCTTTTAAAAAGCGAAAAATAAACAGCTTATTCAAAATTAGTTTTATTGATAATTTGGGCACCATTTTAAAACTTGGATTTTTAAGCCTTTAGGCACCCTCAAGAATACATATTCTCCATTATAAACAATATTTTGGTGTTTATGCTAGCTATATCTTTCGCCCTTTATCTTTTTCATTTTTAGCTGAATCATTCGTTTTTTGCGAGAGCTGGCTATAGGCGAGAGAAAATAATAAAATCGATATTAAAAAGAAAGGAATCGCACCTAACTGCTTTTGGTAAAGGTAATAAAATCCGATACTAATTCCGATGGTCGCTGCAAATAAAAAAATTCGCTTCACTTTTCCCCACATCCTGCTTTATGATCCTTGAAGAAACAAACCAGCTCTACGGTTCTAATCTGATTATATCGAATTTAGCGAAGAATTGTATAAGCTTGAATTAATTTTATTGCTTCTCCTATTTAACGAGTCTAATCATCCCTCTTTTTATAAGAATAAACTAGTAAGGACAAAGGATAGAGCTCAAGAAGGAGGGAATAGCAATAGAGATGGCCTATCAGCAATTGGAAGAAAAACTAAAGTCGCTTGCCAAACAAAGCCCGTATATTTCTTTAGAAACCATTGGAAAAACAGCATCTGGCCTCAACTTGTATTGTGTCATTATTAGCAAAGACGCGGCCACATATAATTTGGCGTACTGTCAAACTCAGGCCCATCAGATGATCACCAGCCCTAAAGAATTTTTGCAAGGCGAAAAAAAGGTTCCGATCATGATTAATGCTTCCCTTCATGGGAGTGAATTATCTGGGACAAACGCTGTACTTCATTTAATCGAACGAATCGCGATAAAGAAAGATAAGGATATTTTGCGTCTATTAGAGAATATTATTTTGTTATGTGCCGTTTGTGCTAATCCAGAGGGAAGGAAACAAAATACAAGGTATAACGGAAACGGGTTTGACTTAAACCGCGATTTCATTACACAGTCCCAAGAAGAAACAAAAGCAGTTGTACAACTGATCTCAAGCTGTAATCCTCTTGTTTTCCTAGACCTTCATGGCTACGTGAATAAAGATGAGAAAAAAATTGGCCTTATAGAGCCTTGCACTCCCCCACACAATCCTAACTATGAATACGATTTATATGAAAAATGGGCTTTTCCGATGGCACAATCTATTGAATCCTATCTTTTAAATAGAAAAGACAGCTTCCAATCCGATCAGTATAAAGGCATGACAGGAACTTTTATTCCCTTTCGAGACAGCACTAAAGGGTGGGATGATTATGGCGCCTATTATGCAGCGATGTACGCGATGCTCCATGGAACACTCGGCGTAACGATCGAGGCCCCTACTAGAGGAAATGATGGGGAACTCTGGCTATATTATGTCATGCTTGCGGCTTGTGAGTTTGTTCGAGTCCAAAAATCAGAGTTGCTACAAAACATTCTTTCCTTTTTTTACCGCGGTACCGAAAGCAACCATCCCCATCACGCAGCCGGATTTTTTCCAGAAGCGTATATCATTCCAGTTCCGAGGGACGATGCATCTCCAGCTTATCAAGTAATTGATCACCTCATAAAAAATGGAGTAAGTGTAGAAATCGCTGAAAAAGGCTTTATTTACGAAAAAAAAGTATTTCTAAAAGGCACATTCATCATACAAATGAATCAACCGAAAGCTGTGTTAGCCAACACCTTTTTATGGACAGGAGAAAATCTCTCAAATGGCCCGATGAAAATAACGAATTTAAGTGCATGGAGCTTGCCGCTTCTTTGGGGTGCCGAATGTATTCCTGTTAAAAAAGGGAGTCCATTAGCTGTAAAAACAACACCTGTTTCTCGTTTAGTGAAGAAATATTATGTTAGTGGAGATGGTCCTTTTATCCTTAATAGCCGTTCCATTGAAGGCATTGCCTTCATTCAAAAGTTATTAGCACAGGGTATTTCGGTCAAGTGCACAAAGTCAGGAGAATTTCTCATTGAAAATAAGGGAAAAAACTGGCTCAGGAAACAAGCAAGAGGAACAGGACTTACATTAAGAACCGGATCCTCTTCTAAAAGCCTCACTATTTTACAAATAAAAAAGGCTGCTATTATTCAAGATAATGGAATATTCCATGCACAATCCCATGCTGGAACAAAAGAAGCACTAAAGAAAATGGGTTTTCAAGTAAAAGAAATCCACCCAAGAAGTTTAACGGATGAAGCCCAATTAAAAGACGTTGACGTTTTAATCTACAGCGGTGTAGAGCAATTATTCTATCTTCCATCGAAGGTTTCGTCACGTTACCATCACGCAATCCTAAAGTCAGAAGAACAGCTGGCTCAATGCAAAGAAACAATTATAGCTTTTATCGAACGGGGCGGGCGCTTTATCGGAATAGGTGCAGGAGCAGCCAGAGCTGCTAAAAAATCTTTAGGTGTAACGAATGTCGGCATTCAAACAGACGGCTCCACTAACCACGCAATCTTAAATATCAATTATTTGCCAAGCCCACTCACATACGGATATTCATCTGGCAGCATTGGATTTGTCTATCGTCCCGTTTGGTTTACGAATACAAAAGGGGCTGTAGTAGCAGCAACCTACTCTAAGGCTTCTGATTCTCTCATTTCCGGTTATTGGCCGGGCTACGAAAAGGCGCAAGGGCAGCCGGTTATTATAGCGGAAAAAGACAATCGGGTGATTCTGATCGGTATGGACATTGGCTTTCGGCAGTATCCGTCTTATCTTTATGGCTTGCTGGCTAATGCGATTTATTTATAAGCTTTATTTATAATAAGAAAAGCC from Bacillus sp. DTU_2020_1000418_1_SI_GHA_SEK_038 includes these protein-coding regions:
- the rpoE gene encoding DNA-directed RNA polymerase subunit delta; the protein is MLSLYELTKEELKEMSFIEVTYELLKGRKDAMAFKDIMNELTTLLDLTEDQVKSKIAQFYTDLNIDGRFLGLGDNRWGLRVWYPIEQQEEDVVTEIKPKKKKAKKAKDEDDLDLEYDDLDDEDIDYDDIDDIDDEFEEEDEIVEDDEIIDDEDLDEDDDLIDEDEEYDLGDEDEDIEEDEELELDEEELD
- a CDS encoding M14 family zinc carboxypeptidase, with the translated sequence MAYQQLEEKLKSLAKQSPYISLETIGKTASGLNLYCVIISKDAATYNLAYCQTQAHQMITSPKEFLQGEKKVPIMINASLHGSELSGTNAVLHLIERIAIKKDKDILRLLENIILLCAVCANPEGRKQNTRYNGNGFDLNRDFITQSQEETKAVVQLISSCNPLVFLDLHGYVNKDEKKIGLIEPCTPPHNPNYEYDLYEKWAFPMAQSIESYLLNRKDSFQSDQYKGMTGTFIPFRDSTKGWDDYGAYYAAMYAMLHGTLGVTIEAPTRGNDGELWLYYVMLAACEFVRVQKSELLQNILSFFYRGTESNHPHHAAGFFPEAYIIPVPRDDASPAYQVIDHLIKNGVSVEIAEKGFIYEKKVFLKGTFIIQMNQPKAVLANTFLWTGENLSNGPMKITNLSAWSLPLLWGAECIPVKKGSPLAVKTTPVSRLVKKYYVSGDGPFILNSRSIEGIAFIQKLLAQGISVKCTKSGEFLIENKGKNWLRKQARGTGLTLRTGSSSKSLTILQIKKAAIIQDNGIFHAQSHAGTKEALKKMGFQVKEIHPRSLTDEAQLKDVDVLIYSGVEQLFYLPSKVSSRYHHAILKSEEQLAQCKETIIAFIERGGRFIGIGAGAARAAKKSLGVTNVGIQTDGSTNHAILNINYLPSPLTYGYSSGSIGFVYRPVWFTNTKGAVVAATYSKASDSLISGYWPGYEKAQGQPVIIAEKDNRVILIGMDIGFRQYPSYLYGLLANAIYL